A genomic stretch from Setaria italica strain Yugu1 chromosome VII, Setaria_italica_v2.0, whole genome shotgun sequence includes:
- the LOC101778188 gene encoding glucose-6-phosphate 1-dehydrogenase 2, chloroplastic has product MALSCMRCPAGAAAVSTRRAAAPPQAPAAAVSFARCGFGKSAAVECWRIQAVAPQGVKAPIDADVKNAVTLTTPPKVENGSPSEITPDEFEDLSLLSKNDDSTVSITVVGASGDLAKKKIFPALFALYYEDCLPKHFTIFGYARSKMTDSELRNMVSKTLTCRIDKRENCSKKMEEFLKRCFYHSGQYDSEEHFIDLDKKLKQHEGSRVSNRLFYLSIPPNIFLDVVKCASKSASSLNGWTRVIVEKPFGRDSESSAALTRGLKQYLVEDQIFRIDHYLGKELVENLSVLRFSNLVFEPLWSRQYIRNVQLIFSEDFGTEGRGGYFDGYGIIRDIMQNHLLQILALFAMETPISLEAEDIRNEKVKVLRSMKPLQLEDVVIGQYKSHTKGGTTYPGYTDDNTVPKDSVTPTFAAAALFINNARWDGVPFLMKAGKALHTKRAEIRVQFRHVPGNLYKGSFGTDLDRATNELVIRVQPDEAIYLKINNKIPGLGMRLDRSNLNLHYAARYSKEIPDAYERLLLDAIEGERRLFIRSDELDAAWSLFTPLLKELEEKRIAPELYPYGSRGPVGAHYLAAKYNVRWGDLSAEHYKA; this is encoded by the exons ATGGCGCTCTCCTGCATGAGGTGccccgcgggcgccgccgcggtctccacccgacgcgccgccgcgccgccacagGCCCCGGCGGCCGCGGTCTCCTTCGCCAGATGCGGCTTCGGGAAGTCCGCCGCCGTTGAGTGTTGGCGCATCCAGGCCGTTGCCCCGCAGGGAG TGAAAGCTCCCATCGATGCCGATGTGAAGAATGCAGTCACACTTACTACCCCACCAAAGGTGGAAAATGGCTCCCCTTCAGAAATCACTCCGGATGAATTTGAGGACTTGAGTTTACTATCCAAGAATGATGATTCTACTGTTAGCATAACTGTAGTTGGAGCATCTGGTGACCTTGCCAAGAAGAAGATATTTCCTGCCCTTTTTGCTCTctactacgaagattgccttcCCAAG CATTTTACCATCTTTGGTTATGCACGGAGCAAGATGACAGATTCTGAACTGAGGAACATGGTCAGCAAAACGCTGACTTGCAGAATAGATAAAAG GGAAAACTGTAGTAAGAAAATGGAGGAGTTCCTGAAAAGATGCTTCTATCATTCAGGCCAATATGATTCAGAAGAGCATTTCATAGATCTAGACAAGAAGCTAAAGCAGCATGAG GGTTCCAGAGTTTCTAACCGCCTTTTCTACTTGTCAATACCTCCTAATATATTCTTGGATGTTGTAAAATGTGCAAGCAAATCAGCATCTTCGTTGAATGGTTGGACAAGGGTAATTGTTGAGAAGCCCTTCGGCCGTGACTCAGAGTCTTCTGCTGCATTAACAAGAGGTCTGAAGCAATACCTTGTAGAGGACCAAATTTTCAG GATTGACCATTACTTGGGAAAGGAACTGGTGGAGAATTTATCTGTCCTTCGCTTCTCAAATCTCGTGTTTGAGCCTCTTTGGTCAAGGCAATATATAAGAAATGTGCAACTTATATTCTCAGAAGACTTCGGTACTGAAGGACGTGGAGG ATACTTCGATGGCTACGGTATTATTCGAGACATAATGCAGAATCATCTCCTTCAGATACTAGCCTTATTTGCAATGGAAACTCCTATTAGCTTGGAAGCAGAGGATATACGAAATGAGAAG GTTAAAGTTTTGCGTTCCATGAAGCCGTTGCAACTGGAAGATGTGGTAATAGGACAGTATAAAAGCCACACAAAAGGTGGTACTACCTACCCTGGATATACTGATGATAACACAGTGCCCAAGGATAGTGTGACTCCGAcgtttgctgctgctgcacttTTCATAAATAATGCTAGATGGGATGGAGTTCCCTTTCTTATGAAAGCTGGGAAAGCTTTGCATACAAAACG AGCTGAGATTAGGGTACAGTTCCGACATGTTCCTGGAAATCTCTACAAGGGGAGTTTTGGCACAGATCTTGATAGGGCCACCAATGAGCTTGTGATACGTGTGCAACCGGATGAAGCTATTTACCTAAAGATTAACAACAAGATTCCTGGTCTCGGTATGCGACTAGATAGGAGTAACTTGAATCTCCATTATGCAGCAAG GTACTCAAAGGAGATACCGGATGCTTATGAGAGGCTCTTGCTTGATGCCATCGAAGGAGAGCGCAGGCTTTTCATCCGCTCAGATGAGTTGGATGCTGCATGGTCGCTGTTCACGCCTCTTTTGAAGGAGCTGGAAGAGAAGCGGATAGCTCCTGAGCTCTACCCTTATGGAAGCCGTGGACCTGTTGGTGCCCACTATCTTGCCGCGAAGTATAACGTCAGATGGGGTGACTTGAGCGCGGAGCACTACAAGGCATGA